From one Candidatus Zixiibacteriota bacterium genomic stretch:
- a CDS encoding methyltransferase domain-containing protein, whose protein sequence is MNEDNSWAAFFDRHAPYYLQNEFTANTGPEIDFVLDELRVCDGAPLLDVGCGVGRHAIELARRGYDVTGIDISSGMLAQAREAARRAGVTVEWVQADATSFMSGRRFDGAICLCEGAFGLLGAEHDPYDQGMRILHCINRVLQPGARIVLTVLNGCRTIRQYAEADIDKGTFDPISLTEQNMVAAEPGGRPGLVGRERAFVPSELIIMLRQTGFCELHLWGGTAGNWRRQRPHLDEMEIMVVAQKPE, encoded by the coding sequence ATGAACGAAGACAACTCATGGGCAGCGTTTTTCGACCGGCACGCTCCCTATTATCTGCAAAACGAGTTTACGGCAAACACCGGCCCTGAAATTGATTTCGTGCTCGACGAACTGCGGGTGTGCGACGGTGCGCCGCTGCTGGATGTGGGTTGCGGAGTCGGGCGCCACGCGATCGAATTGGCGCGTCGCGGATACGACGTTACCGGCATCGACATCTCGTCCGGTATGCTCGCCCAGGCGCGGGAGGCGGCCCGCCGGGCAGGTGTCACGGTAGAGTGGGTGCAGGCCGATGCCACGAGCTTTATGTCCGGCAGAAGGTTCGACGGCGCCATCTGTCTGTGCGAGGGAGCGTTTGGTCTGCTCGGCGCAGAACACGATCCCTACGATCAGGGAATGCGCATCCTCCATTGTATCAATCGCGTTTTGCAGCCCGGGGCACGAATCGTACTCACCGTGCTCAACGGCTGCAGAACCATCAGGCAGTACGCCGAAGCCGACATCGACAAGGGCACGTTCGATCCCATCAGCCTGACCGAGCAGAACATGGTGGCGGCCGAGCCGGGAGGACGTCCGGGTCTGGTCGGCCGCGAGCGAGCTTTCGTGCCGTCCGAACTCATCATCATGCTTCGCCAGACCGGATTCTGCGAACTGCATCTGTGGGGCGGTACCGCAGGTAACTGGCGCCGACAGCGCCCGCACCTCGATGAAATGGAAATCATGGTGGTTGCTCAGAAACCGGAATGA
- the sixA gene encoding phosphohistidine phosphatase SixA, producing MRLYLMQHGQARSKDTDPERSLTEQGIEETSVIAHHLFVTGKPSLSRVYHSGKTRSRQTADLVAERWHAESLVEEADDMSPMDDPSTWRGKLRTQDSDIMLVGHLPHLARLAALLLTGDPDRPVVQFAHSGIVCLERRGREGWSLLWAITPELVS from the coding sequence ATGAGACTGTATCTGATGCAGCACGGGCAGGCGCGGTCAAAAGATACCGATCCGGAACGTTCCCTGACGGAACAGGGGATCGAAGAAACCAGCGTGATCGCGCACCATCTCTTTGTCACCGGTAAACCATCCCTGTCACGCGTCTACCACAGCGGCAAGACCCGATCACGACAGACCGCTGATCTCGTAGCGGAACGCTGGCATGCCGAGTCGCTGGTGGAAGAAGCCGACGATATGTCGCCGATGGACGACCCCTCGACCTGGCGCGGCAAACTCCGAACGCAGGATTCGGACATTATGCTGGTAGGGCATCTGCCTCACCTGGCCCGCCTGGCGGCCCTGCTTCTGACGGGCGATCCTGACCGCCCCGTCGTGCAGTTTGCGCACAGCGGGATAGTGTGCCTCGAGCGACGCGGGCGAGAAGGATGGTCTCTACTCTGGGCGATCACCCCGGAACTGGTGAGCTGA